The following are encoded in a window of Leptospiraceae bacterium genomic DNA:
- a CDS encoding DUF1524 domain-containing protein, with protein MFDDEFNSFLQLKHNSKKVKSFLLNEFKYFTNLYIKIFDYYKTFSEKQPYIYYNAITEMDTQFLLILSACQLNDEEEDEKIYQVSRQVDKMFSLLQLQRCYNSNSFATEIYKLSAELRNTKASQIEGIFNKYLLNLLSDARGAIVEIPITYALFKETGIELEKRFKRYFFARVEKFIAENTNMQMKHTLYDLVQNTGTVNGFHIEHILSYNPENLALFNNDEEYFERERNRLGGLLLLKGKDNISSNNESYKKKLKSYANTLYWNETLREDTYKSKLDFTKMIKKYNLNFRHIEAFGDKDLEERHKLLFDIIKIVWQ; from the coding sequence TTGTTTGATGATGAGTTTAACTCGTTTTTACAACTAAAACACAATTCTAAAAAAGTAAAATCTTTCCTATTAAATGAATTTAAATATTTTACAAATCTATATATAAAAATATTTGATTACTATAAAACTTTTTCAGAAAAACAACCGTACATTTATTATAATGCAATAACCGAAATGGACACTCAGTTTCTCTTAATCTTGAGTGCTTGTCAGTTGAATGATGAAGAAGAAGATGAGAAGATATATCAAGTTAGCCGCCAAGTCGACAAAATGTTTTCCCTCCTCCAATTACAAAGATGCTATAATAGCAATAGTTTTGCTACGGAAATTTATAAACTAAGCGCTGAACTTCGAAATACAAAAGCATCTCAGATTGAAGGAATATTCAATAAATACTTATTAAATTTACTATCTGACGCACGCGGTGCAATTGTTGAAATACCTATTACATATGCGTTATTTAAGGAAACAGGAATTGAACTTGAAAAACGATTTAAGCGATACTTTTTCGCAAGAGTTGAAAAGTTCATAGCCGAAAATACAAATATGCAGATGAAACATACATTGTATGACCTTGTTCAAAATACCGGAACTGTTAATGGCTTCCATATTGAACATATACTGTCTTACAATCCAGAAAACTTAGCTTTATTCAATAACGATGAAGAGTATTTTGAAAGAGAGCGAAATAGACTTGGAGGACTGTTATTACTAAAAGGAAAAGATAATATTTCAAGCAATAATGAGTCGTATAAGAAAAAACTTAAGTCTTATGCAAATACCCTTTACTGGAACGAAACATTAAGAGAAGATACGTATAAATCTAAATTAGATTTTACAAAAATGATTAAAAAGTATAATCTGAACTTTAGACATATTGAAGCATTTGGAGATAAAGATTTAGAAGAAAGACATAAACTTCTATTTGATATAATTAAAATAGTATGGCAATAA
- a CDS encoding DUF4263 domain-containing protein, with product MSYSMKLDAIKYKISLFEARDLTIRPGYFNKTDTGFKYCGVIFNFLKHCFRADEIKFIISGKEKTKISIKRKNQIKELKVLINIDDLNILISKIGIERNKFSKKSVENELLKLLHVKKIDTGIEKKINLGNKISEIAANQDSLTRSDLTKMFEIISKSKDTINIGIENISKNKRKLDFIFLETVIREMEDAIDSDKNENYWQRFFREYILLFNEGYLKIIEKQNIGLIKIKIPDFLLLSTSYFLDIVELKRPSTNLLVKDKNTRNNYIWDKEINIGISQVENYLQILNSNAEVIASQLSKSLRILDLSIIRPRGFIIAGTSKLLEDSDDDYIGKKKNDFRILNDSLKNVEIILFDDYLKRLQNLLKILKENL from the coding sequence TTGAGTTATTCTATGAAATTAGATGCAATCAAATATAAAATTTCATTATTTGAAGCTAGGGATTTGACTATTCGACCAGGATATTTTAATAAAACTGATACAGGATTTAAATACTGTGGAGTTATTTTTAATTTTTTAAAACATTGTTTTAGGGCTGATGAAATTAAATTCATTATTAGTGGAAAAGAAAAAACTAAAATTTCCATAAAAAGAAAAAATCAAATAAAGGAATTAAAAGTTCTAATTAACATTGATGATTTAAATATTCTTATCAGCAAAATTGGAATAGAAAGAAATAAATTTTCTAAAAAATCAGTAGAGAACGAACTGCTAAAGCTTTTACATGTAAAGAAGATAGATACTGGAATTGAAAAAAAGATAAACTTAGGTAATAAAATTTCTGAAATTGCAGCCAATCAAGATAGCCTAACTAGATCTGATCTTACGAAGATGTTTGAAATAATTTCTAAATCAAAAGATACAATAAATATTGGTATTGAAAATATTTCGAAGAATAAAAGAAAACTAGACTTTATATTTCTTGAAACAGTAATTAGAGAAATGGAAGATGCTATTGACAGTGATAAAAATGAAAATTATTGGCAAAGATTTTTTCGAGAATATATTCTGCTTTTTAATGAAGGATATTTAAAAATTATCGAGAAGCAAAATATTGGACTTATCAAAATAAAAATACCAGACTTTTTATTACTTTCGACAAGTTACTTTCTTGACATCGTTGAACTTAAACGACCGAGCACAAACTTATTAGTTAAAGATAAAAACACTAGAAATAATTATATATGGGATAAAGAAATTAATATTGGAATATCTCAAGTAGAAAATTATCTGCAAATATTAAACAGTAATGCAGAAGTTATAGCCAGTCAACTTAGCAAATCTTTACGAATTCTTGATTTAAGTATCATTAGACCTAGAGGCTTTATAATTGCAGGAACTTCAAAATTGCTGGAAGATTCTGATGATGATTATATAGGTAAAAAAAAGAATGACTTTAGGATTTTGAATGATTCTTTAAAAAACGTAGAAATTATATTATTTGATGACTATTTAAAGAGACTACAAAATCTATTAAAAATTTTGAAAGAAAATTTATAG
- a CDS encoding ParA family protein encodes MKKVYSIINFKGGVCKTTLAVNIAAGLANYPQPNGIPLRVLLVDIDPQANASVYMLGEEYWRTNIQEKPRVSPNLYRLLLDKIKGRPIDYEFIIKPDTDGINPVFGDRKVLREDGKFEIKKAKQNWSNLHLLSSINNLFDLSKEIGYRTKLENNKHSLLDEILKMKYNEYDYIIIDCPTHFSELTQSAISASTDIIVPFIPDYLSTYGMNELFMRLSEYVDQNGKRDKLKVAVLIPTLFSDVSKDYLSFIEKAQEIVMKKRGSQTILKSTKIIKSGFKRTVNVAKLIEEHRPIIDLPSTNESRRKINFIIETLLNPKKIKRTNKV; translated from the coding sequence ATGAAGAAGGTTTATTCAATTATTAATTTTAAAGGCGGGGTCTGTAAGACAACTCTTGCTGTCAATATTGCTGCGGGTTTAGCGAATTATCCGCAGCCCAATGGAATTCCACTTCGTGTATTGCTTGTTGATATTGACCCACAAGCCAATGCTTCTGTTTATATGCTTGGAGAAGAGTATTGGAGAACCAATATACAAGAAAAGCCCAGAGTCTCACCAAATCTTTACAGGCTCTTACTAGACAAAATAAAAGGCAGACCAATTGATTATGAATTTATAATCAAACCAGATACTGATGGAATTAATCCTGTTTTCGGAGACAGAAAAGTTCTAAGAGAAGATGGAAAGTTTGAAATAAAAAAAGCGAAACAGAATTGGTCAAATTTACATCTTCTTTCATCCATTAATAATTTATTCGATTTATCGAAAGAAATTGGATATAGAACTAAATTAGAGAACAATAAACATTCCTTGTTGGATGAAATATTAAAAATGAAATACAATGAATATGATTACATTATCATTGATTGTCCAACTCATTTTTCAGAATTAACTCAAAGTGCAATTTCTGCTTCAACTGATATTATTGTTCCATTTATTCCTGATTATTTATCAACTTATGGAATGAATGAATTATTCATGAGACTATCAGAATACGTTGACCAGAATGGAAAGCGAGATAAGTTGAAAGTTGCAGTTTTAATTCCTACGTTATTTAGTGACGTATCAAAAGATTACCTTTCATTCATTGAAAAAGCGCAAGAAATAGTTATGAAAAAAAGAGGGAGCCAAACGATTCTGAAATCTACAAAAATTATAAAATCAGGTTTCAAGCGAACGGTTAATGTGGCAAAGCTAATTGAAGAACATAGACCTATAATCGATCTGCCATCTACAAATGAATCTCGAAGAAAAATAAATTTTATAATAGAGACATTATTAAATCCAAAAAAGATAAAAAGGACGAATAAAGTATGA
- a CDS encoding DUF262 domain-containing protein, whose protein sequence is MQDYESMEIFEAINKINNSIFLPDIQRNFVWRPEQIYTIFDSIMRDYPINTMLFWKQTGHDLQKNKIKKLKFVLSNEDDNTEDTSKSRDKDYFLVLDGQQRLTTFNIVLKGNYYIRRKPCDLYFNLESGDIENDDGILYEFAFFDKNRGECFVEKTADKKDSKNIKPKVWFSVKSIVDCVFETVQKTVENKLQKECKISITVNQLQSVNKLFFRLKHEKLIYYYPEKNADYDKVLDIFVRTNSGGTKLTHSDLLFSTIKSKIPSAKDDFQELIDTLNDGSRFDFNNDFILKTCLLLNAKNSESVRYNVGNLNENFFRFIKDNWKSIQKSITLVKDIIHDKFLITHDKVLTSYNALIPIIYYFHKNGIISYGAGKHSISDSELKNIRIWLIKTMLNGIFSAHSDTIIYKCKEIIGKGKTKSFPFDDIDKTLKTEHNRQNEIDFDRLDNIQYKGKNSYLVLSLIYNGQINFVPTSKNNLPEQDHIISKKELKGSSFSEKEINSIYNIRLVSSSENREKSGTNFKEWLDSQKNPKDICDLHLIQKGNWNKANFGKFIEMRKDLIKKKLTYIK, encoded by the coding sequence ATGCAAGACTATGAAAGCATGGAAATATTTGAAGCAATAAATAAAATTAACAATTCAATTTTTTTGCCGGATATTCAAAGAAATTTTGTGTGGAGACCAGAACAAATTTATACTATTTTTGATTCTATAATGAGGGACTATCCTATCAATACAATGCTGTTTTGGAAGCAAACAGGACATGATTTGCAGAAAAACAAAATCAAAAAATTAAAATTTGTATTATCAAATGAAGATGATAATACTGAGGATACATCAAAGTCAAGAGATAAGGATTACTTTCTAGTTTTAGATGGTCAACAACGCTTGACTACTTTTAATATTGTTCTAAAAGGAAATTATTATATCCGTAGAAAGCCCTGTGACCTGTATTTCAACTTAGAAAGTGGGGACATTGAAAACGATGATGGAATTTTATATGAATTTGCCTTTTTTGATAAAAATAGGGGAGAATGCTTCGTAGAAAAAACTGCAGATAAAAAGGATTCTAAAAATATTAAACCTAAAGTTTGGTTTAGTGTAAAAAGTATTGTAGATTGTGTGTTTGAAACGGTTCAAAAAACTGTTGAAAATAAACTTCAAAAAGAATGTAAAATCAGTATCACTGTAAATCAATTGCAATCAGTTAATAAGCTATTTTTTAGATTAAAGCATGAAAAATTGATTTATTATTACCCTGAAAAAAATGCAGATTACGATAAAGTCCTAGATATATTCGTAAGGACTAATTCTGGTGGCACAAAGTTAACTCATTCAGATTTATTATTTTCTACGATTAAGTCTAAAATACCATCCGCGAAAGATGACTTTCAAGAACTGATAGACACCTTGAATGACGGTAGTCGTTTCGATTTTAATAATGACTTCATTTTGAAAACATGCCTTTTACTGAATGCTAAAAATAGTGAGTCCGTTCGTTACAATGTAGGTAATTTGAATGAAAATTTCTTCCGATTTATAAAAGATAACTGGAAATCTATTCAAAAGTCTATAACTTTAGTGAAGGATATTATCCATGATAAATTTCTTATTACTCATGATAAAGTTCTTACAAGTTATAATGCATTAATTCCAATTATATATTACTTTCATAAAAATGGAATAATAAGTTATGGCGCAGGAAAACATTCAATTTCGGATAGTGAACTTAAAAACATTAGAATTTGGTTAATAAAGACTATGTTAAACGGTATTTTTAGTGCTCATTCAGACACTATTATTTATAAATGCAAAGAAATAATTGGTAAGGGTAAGACTAAATCTTTTCCCTTCGATGATATTGATAAAACATTAAAGACTGAGCACAATAGACAGAACGAAATCGATTTCGATAGACTTGATAATATTCAGTATAAAGGAAAAAATAGTTATTTAGTTCTATCATTAATTTATAACGGACAAATTAATTTTGTTCCAACGTCAAAAAATAACCTTCCAGAGCAAGACCATATAATCAGTAAAAAGGAATTAAAAGGATCTAGTTTCTCAGAAAAAGAAATAAATTCGATATATAATATAAGGCTTGTTTCTTCTTCAGAAAATCGAGAAAAATCAGGAACAAATTTTAAAGAATGGTTAGATTCACAAAAAAATCCAAAAGATATATGTGACCTTCATTTAATTCAAAAAGGTAATTGGAATAAAGCTAACTTTGGAAAATTTATAGAAATGAGAAAAGACCTCATTAAGAAAAAGTTAACTTATATAAAGTAG
- a CDS encoding DUF262 domain-containing protein produces the protein MIDIQPDKQNIDRVFSNTTYYIDFYQRQYKWNEIPVKRLLEDILYKFNEEYQKFKDSDIALDQLIPNYSWYYLNTYVTNKVGGKIFVVDGQQRLTTITLLLIKLRHLANKMNSDLEDWLKNKIMGHSGFKKEFWMNHEAHKETLQNLFDGVEFKKVKADSGITAQNMLNNYIIISKWLDTELQDKHRVESFVFFFLNRLVLINLDVSQTEVPMVFEVINDRGIKLKPYEILKGKLLGQVNKDELEQLNLNELWETQVTKLMS, from the coding sequence ATGATAGATATTCAACCGGATAAGCAGAATATAGATAGAGTATTTTCTAATACTACGTACTATATAGATTTTTACCAGAGACAGTATAAATGGAATGAGATACCTGTAAAAAGACTTTTAGAAGATATACTTTATAAGTTCAATGAAGAATACCAAAAATTCAAAGATTCGGATATAGCCTTAGACCAACTTATTCCAAATTATTCATGGTATTACCTAAATACATACGTCACGAATAAAGTCGGAGGGAAAATATTTGTCGTAGATGGGCAACAACGTTTAACAACAATTACTTTGCTTCTCATAAAGTTGCGTCATCTAGCAAATAAAATGAATTCTGACTTAGAAGATTGGTTAAAAAATAAAATTATGGGGCATAGTGGATTTAAAAAAGAATTTTGGATGAACCATGAAGCACATAAAGAAACTCTACAAAATCTATTCGATGGGGTTGAATTTAAAAAAGTTAAGGCTGATAGCGGCATAACAGCTCAGAATATGTTAAATAATTATATAATAATTTCCAAATGGTTGGATACTGAGTTACAAGATAAACACAGAGTAGAATCATTTGTATTCTTTTTTCTAAATAGACTAGTACTAATAAATTTAGACGTATCACAGACAGAAGTCCCGATGGTTTTTGAAGTAATAAATGATAGAGGTATAAAGCTTAAACCGTATGAAATTCTGAAAGGAAAATTACTTGGACAAGTTAATAAAGATGAATTAGAACAATTGAATCTTAATGAACTTTGGGAAACACAAGTTACTAAACTAATGTCTTAG
- a CDS encoding transposase: MEKAKERTRRFWSADEKIGIIREHLHKVKLVDTCDEKNIHPTMFSTWLKQVLEAGREALAGTNKKEMRATDRLLSKHKEEIERKNQIIAELTGEILDLKKELGDI; the protein is encoded by the coding sequence ATGGAAAAGGCAAAAGAAAGAACGAGAAGATTTTGGAGTGCGGATGAAAAGATAGGAATAATCAGAGAACATCTGCATAAAGTAAAGTTAGTTGACACTTGTGATGAGAAGAATATTCATCCTACTATGTTTAGTACATGGTTAAAACAGGTATTGGAAGCGGGGCGAGAAGCATTAGCTGGAACGAACAAGAAAGAGATGCGGGCGACCGACCGTTTGTTGTCCAAGCATAAAGAAGAAATTGAGCGTAAGAACCAGATTATCGCTGAGCTGACAGGTGAAATACTTGACTTAAAAAAAGAACTTGGGGACATCTGA
- a CDS encoding GIY-YIG nuclease family protein, which yields MTGIIYKVTNKSNSKIYIGQTIQKFEERKRGHISSIGKRKKETHFSRALQKHGLDNFIWEIIEEVEIESLSEREIFWIKYFKSYDKNLGYNRTFGGEGGVPTLETRQKLSLRSKGEKNPMFGKPAVLRRSIICLQSLKVYSSIRECAEDLNIPDSAISVVLKNKAVSAHGYKFNYYSANETYRRQEKLFRYTKVICEQTGDVFQSLRACSMAFKMHTDTKEKCIVSGKAIRGFTFKEYVENTEYPIKPKVGKARRIYKKKPAKIRGIRIICEQNLIIYQSLVKAATDLILPKAQVCQQLHGKVNQVRGYTFQYYDSEKKYSQKEFVNSNVKKKIICHQNEITYESLTEASKSLQVSVSNIVYALKNKSHAKGFTFSYVV from the coding sequence ATGACCGGAATAATTTATAAAGTAACAAATAAAAGTAATTCTAAAATTTACATTGGACAGACTATTCAGAAATTTGAAGAACGAAAACGAGGGCACATTTCTTCGATAGGTAAAAGAAAAAAAGAAACTCATTTTTCAAGAGCGTTACAAAAACACGGATTGGATAATTTTATATGGGAGATAATCGAAGAAGTAGAAATTGAAAGTCTTTCTGAGCGTGAAATTTTCTGGATTAAATATTTTAAAAGTTATGATAAGAATTTGGGGTATAATAGAACATTTGGTGGTGAGGGTGGCGTTCCTACTTTAGAAACTAGACAAAAGCTTTCATTAAGAAGTAAAGGCGAAAAAAATCCTATGTTTGGAAAGCCAGCCGTATTAAGAAGATCAATTATATGCTTACAGAGTTTGAAGGTTTACAGTTCAATTAGAGAATGTGCGGAAGATCTAAATATTCCAGACAGCGCCATTAGTGTAGTTTTAAAAAATAAAGCAGTATCTGCACACGGTTATAAGTTTAATTATTATTCTGCGAATGAAACTTATCGAAGACAAGAAAAGCTATTTCGATATACGAAAGTAATCTGCGAACAAACAGGAGATGTATTTCAAAGTTTAAGAGCATGTTCAATGGCTTTTAAAATGCACACCGACACTAAAGAAAAATGCATAGTCAGTGGGAAAGCAATTCGTGGATTTACGTTTAAAGAATACGTGGAGAATACGGAGTATCCCATAAAGCCTAAAGTTGGGAAAGCAAGAAGAATCTATAAGAAAAAACCTGCCAAGATAAGAGGAATAAGAATAATCTGCGAACAAAATCTCATCATCTATCAATCGTTGGTGAAGGCTGCAACAGACTTAATTCTTCCAAAAGCTCAAGTATGCCAGCAATTACATGGTAAAGTAAATCAAGTGAGAGGTTACACGTTTCAATATTATGATTCAGAGAAAAAATATTCGCAAAAAGAATTTGTAAATTCTAATGTTAAGAAGAAAATTATATGTCATCAAAATGAAATAACCTACGAATCATTGACTGAAGCAAGTAAGTCATTGCAAGTATCAGTTTCAAATATTGTTTATGCTCTTAAAAATAAATCTCATGCTAAGGGTTTTACATTTTCTTACGTAGTCTAG
- a CDS encoding transposase family protein → MHEHWHTDISYVNFRGTFVFLISVLDGFSRAILSWDIRTRMESFDAQIVLWRACDKWLNANNPNNPRLITDNGSQFLTSEFKATLKEFSMKNVRTSVNHPQSNGKLERFHGTIKSEAIRDMPKFTLEQIKKEIGEWIHFYNYERLHSSIDYVAPMDVIEGRRDSILSERKRKLLEGKQKRKEYSINAKTVFEVNSPVAA, encoded by the coding sequence GTGCATGAACATTGGCATACAGATATTTCGTATGTGAATTTTCGAGGGACATTCGTATTTTTGATTTCTGTTCTTGATGGATTTTCTAGGGCAATTCTTTCTTGGGATATTCGAACAAGAATGGAGTCTTTCGATGCTCAGATCGTTTTATGGAGAGCCTGTGATAAATGGTTAAATGCGAATAATCCTAATAATCCGCGATTGATTACTGATAATGGCTCACAATTCTTGACATCCGAGTTTAAAGCTACTCTGAAAGAATTTTCTATGAAGAATGTTCGAACTTCTGTGAATCACCCGCAATCAAATGGAAAGCTAGAACGCTTTCATGGAACTATTAAGTCAGAGGCTATTCGTGATATGCCTAAATTCACTTTGGAGCAAATAAAGAAAGAAATTGGCGAATGGATTCATTTTTACAACTATGAACGACTTCATTCGTCCATAGATTATGTTGCTCCAATGGACGTCATCGAAGGTCGAAGAGATTCTATTTTATCAGAACGAAAGCGAAAATTGCTTGAAGGAAAACAGAAACGAAAAGAATACTCAATCAATGCGAAAACAGTTTTTGAGGTTAACAGCCCTGTAGCGGCTTAG